One window of the Rhodothermales bacterium genome contains the following:
- a CDS encoding YtxH domain-containing protein, with translation MKEYTAGSLVRAGIWGALIGGATGFALGLLLAPEEGQKIRRRLTYQLENLADQVNTFVENMVHPEVPGDARQKGDAIVADARNRAQRIQDDIDALMGEVRRHGPSGTPASN, from the coding sequence ATGAAAGAGTACACCGCAGGAAGTCTCGTTCGCGCCGGCATCTGGGGGGCCCTCATTGGTGGGGCGACCGGATTTGCGCTCGGACTGCTGCTGGCGCCTGAAGAGGGGCAGAAGATCCGTCGCCGGCTCACCTACCAGCTGGAAAATCTTGCGGATCAGGTCAACACGTTCGTCGAGAACATGGTGCATCCGGAAGTGCCTGGCGATGCGCGCCAGAAAGGCGACGCCATCGTTGCCGATGCGCGCAACCGGGCGCAACGCATCCAGGACGATATCGACGCCTTGATGGGCGAAGTACGCCGTCACGGTCCGTCGGGCACGCCTGCCTCCAACTGA
- the yaaA gene encoding peroxide stress protein YaaA, with translation MPRFSILLPPSEGKCPGGNPFAPDMFDYRSSSTFNYFNDLNPERRKLITALQEIIEAGRDLETVFGVKGETLEQAIAANMTIFDAPLMSAMQRYSPGTMYKSMDFAGLPTGAQRRLLENGIIVSGLFGLLRPDDLIPDYRLRIDAVLPEMGRVSRYWRPYISPLLNEAVKGHIVWNLLPSSHKEAWDDEHTYEQMIELRFFEEENGERKAITHGVKPLRGQLVNVIVREAIERMEDLKDWEHPAGYVYDDSESSWDETTRTGVVAMVRRA, from the coding sequence ATGCCCAGGTTCTCGATCCTCCTGCCACCATCCGAAGGAAAATGTCCGGGCGGCAATCCGTTTGCCCCGGATATGTTCGATTACCGGTCGTCGAGCACGTTCAATTACTTCAACGATCTCAATCCCGAGCGCCGCAAACTCATCACGGCCCTCCAGGAGATCATCGAAGCCGGGCGCGACCTTGAAACGGTCTTCGGGGTCAAGGGCGAGACGCTCGAACAGGCCATCGCGGCCAACATGACCATTTTCGACGCCCCGCTCATGTCGGCGATGCAGCGATACAGTCCCGGCACCATGTACAAGTCGATGGACTTCGCCGGCCTGCCCACGGGCGCCCAACGCCGCCTCCTCGAAAACGGCATCATCGTCTCCGGCCTGTTCGGTCTACTCCGCCCCGACGATCTGATTCCCGACTACCGCCTCCGCATCGACGCCGTCCTGCCGGAGATGGGCCGCGTGTCGCGGTACTGGCGGCCGTATATCAGCCCGCTGCTCAACGAAGCCGTCAAGGGGCATATCGTGTGGAATCTCCTCCCCTCGTCGCACAAGGAGGCCTGGGACGACGAACACACCTACGAGCAGATGATCGAACTCCGGTTCTTCGAGGAAGAAAACGGGGAACGCAAGGCGATCACCCACGGCGTGAAGCCGCTCCGCGGCCAGCTCGTCAACGTCATCGTGCGCGAGGCCATCGAGCGGATGGAAGACCTCAAGGACTGGGAGCACCCCGCCGGCTACGTCTACGACGACTCCGAATCCTCCTGGGATGAAACCACCCGCACGGGCGTGGTGGCCATGGTGCGTCGCGCCTGA